The nucleotide sequence ATATTTTGCGCGCGCGGTTACACGGTGTTCGCCATCCGGCCCGGCTCGCGCACCCGTTACACGGTCAATGAAATGGAGCAACACCTGCGTCTGGCCATTCGTTACGTCAAGGAACACGCCGCCGAATATAAGTTCGATCCAGCCCGACTCGGCATCACAGGCGCATCGGCGGGCGGCCATCTCGCCACGCTCGCCGCCGTCACGCCCGAGGACGGTCAGGCGGACGCCAAGAATCCGTTGCAACGTCATGACACGCGCGTCAAAGCCGCCGCGGTCTTTTTTCCGCCCACGGATTTTCTCGATTGGGGCGGCAAGGCGGCCAATCTGAGTATTGTGGGGGATTTGATTTACCTCGGCGGCGTGAAGGGCCACAGCGAGGAGGAAATCAAGGAAGGCGCGAAAGCCATCTCGCCCGTTTACAAAGCGGGCGAAGCCACGCACATTCCCTTCCTGTTCATTCACGGTGACGCGGATCCCATCGTGCCGTTGCAGCAATCGCAGAAGATGGTCGAGGCCATCAAGAGCGCCGGCGGGTCGGCTGAACTCATCGTGAAGAAAGGCGGCGGCCATGCCTGGCCCACGTTGAACGAGGAAGTCAAGACGATGGCCGATTGGTTCGACGCGCATCTGGCGGAAACCAAAAAGGCAGACGCCTCGATCCAAAAATGATTCGCACCGCATTGCTCGGTTGGAATGATTCAGTTGAGACGTATGGGGAGCGCAGCCGCCCCGGCTGCGGTTCGGCGCGCCTTCGCGCCGAACGCTTCGCGCGGCGTCGACACCCAACCGTTCCGTCGCACACACGCGAATGCCTACGACGAGGGCGTCGTCGGCTACGCCCGGGGCGGGCGTGCTCCCCGATTCGAACTGAATCGAGCTGGGTTGGAACATCCGCGAAAATTGAATCCGCCTCCTCACGTCGGCGGCTACGGCCGTC is from Verrucomicrobiota bacterium and encodes:
- a CDS encoding prolyl oligopeptidase family serine peptidase codes for the protein MKNDMRKWGLVLGLTLLTAPATRAEEPLSYEQRIDQLYGEVHGTGLLMDVFVPKGKGNGLGIVDVASGSYYSDRGKIRDHMRGQIYQIFCARGYTVFAIRPGSRTRYTVNEMEQHLRLAIRYVKEHAAEYKFDPARLGITGASAGGHLATLAAVTPEDGQADAKNPLQRHDTRVKAAAVFFPPTDFLDWGGKAANLSIVGDLIYLGGVKGHSEEEIKEGAKAISPVYKAGEATHIPFLFIHGDADPIVPLQQSQKMVEAIKSAGGSAELIVKKGGGHAWPTLNEEVKTMADWFDAHLAETKKADASIQK